The Flammeovirga pectinis genomic interval AATCTACAGGAAGAATTAATGTAGGGTTGATCAATTTTAAAGTTGCAATGTCTTGGTATTCATCTCCATTACCAACGTAGATATATTGTTTTTGAAATTCCTTAGCAACCTTAGCTGCTCTTTCAAGGTCAAATAGATCTTTAGTAGCAAAAAATTGAGGAAAATTTTGAGAACGATTGAAAGCCTCTAATGTAACATCTGTAAATTTTTCATGACCAGTAGTCTTATACCATTCTGCGTCATAATAAGTCTGACGAAGTAGGGCAACATAACCCATAGTAGAAACTGGGTACATTTGTTTAGAAGACCCTTTGTCAAAAGCTAAATGAGCACCAACTTTTTCTGAAAGCATCAATTCGTTTGCTTTACCATCGCCAAAAGTAACTAAGGCGGACGTACCTCTTGCAATACCATCAGGCAGATAGGTTAATGCACTACCAAAACCAATAGATCGCATTTCTTTAGCTACTTTACCTTCACTTTTAAAAAGTTCGGCTGCATTTGTATTTGCCTTTATAGCATCGTTAGCATTATATGCCTTAGGATTTTGAGGACCAATTTTTTCGGGTTCACTCCAAGACCAAAAATTACCTTTTTCAACTTTGGGCATTCCATAATGGGTATTTGCATCAATAAATGAGGCATAAATATGTTTACCCTTGACATTAATTTCTGCCGCACCTTTTGGTACTGAATTACCTTCTAAAACAGATACAATTTTGCCTTCTTTAATAACTAAAGTGGCATTTTGTAAAGTTTGAGTTGGTGATATGTGAACTGAGGCGTTCGTGAAAGCGTAATAGTTACTTCTGTCATCCCTTACACCATTTATTGTAAAGTTTTCTTGGGCTAACAGTGTATTACCAATACCGAATAATAAAACTATTATTCCGTAGATAAAATTATGTTTATTCATTTTAGAAATTTTGATTGAACTGGAAAGTTGGTCGCTAACTTAAAGAGTAATAATTGGAAACAAAAAGAAATTAGAATTATTATGGTCTTGATAAACAAGACGAATAAGAATTAGTTATCATTTTAGAGGTATCTTTATTTAGTCACATCAAAAGTAATATTTATGAAAATCTTAATAACAGGAGGTTCTGGTTTAGTGGGTCAAGAAATATCAAATAAATTAATTGATAAAGGACATGAAGTACGTTGGCTATCACGTAGAGAAGATCTAAATGCAGAAATAAAAAGGTATAAATGGGATATTAAAAAAAATCATATCGATCCAAAAGCATTTGATGGAATTGATGCAGTAATTCATTTAGCAGGAAAAAGTGTAGGGGAGGGTAGATGGACGGAAGCTGCAAAAAAAGAAATTTTAGATAGCAGAGTTCAATCATCAACATTATTAATGCAAGAAATAAATGCTTTAGAAAAACCGCCTAAGGTAGTAGTTTGTGCATCTGCAATAGGTATTTATGGTGATAGAGGTGAAGAAGAATTGGATGAGTCTTCTTCTTTTGGAAATGACTTTTTAGCAAATGTTGTAAAGGAATGGGAGAAAGCAGAAGATATATGTTCTGTATCTAGAATAGTAAAATTAAGAATCGGTGTTGTTTTAACTGAAAAAGGGGGGGCATTACCAAAAATGATGTTACCTATTAAACTCGGAATTGGATCTCCTATTGGTACAGGTAAACAATGGATATCTTGGATTAGCCTAGAAGATTTATCTAATTTATTTATTGCAGCCATTGAGAATACAGAAATGGAAGGTGTTTACAATGCTGTATCTCCCAATCCAGTTACAAATGAACAACTAACAAAAGCAATTGGCACAAAATTATGTAGACCAATATTTTTACCAAATGTACCTTCAATAGCTTTAAAACTTTTATTAGGTGAAAGTGCATTTTTAGTATTGTCAAGTGCAAAGGTAAATTCAGAGAATCTACAAAAAAATGCTTTTGATTTTAAGGATGTTATTATTGATGACGTTCTTAATTAAACTATAGTTTAATTATGTATTTTATTGATTTGTAATTACTTACTTTGTTTAGCGTGTTTATTTTATTGTTTATTGTAATTTTTTTATTAGAAGTAGAACTATATAAGGTAATTGAATAGTATAAGATGTAATTATCGACTAATTAACTAAATTTAGTAATGTACACTATGTTGTAAGTTCGCTTATAAAACAGTATTCATTTAGAAAATTAAAACCTTTTTTAACTGCTATTTATTCAAAATTAAATAAACCAAAAATGATCTTTTTATTTAACTCCACTTAAAAAAACAAACCTTAAAAAGGTATTGTACGAAAAACCCCAGAAATAACCCTAAATCTATTGAAGTAAAACTGCATTACAATTTAAAATTATAGCTGTTTACACTATTTCATTTTAACCAAAAACTATTTTTAAGGATATACTATATATATGTCTGTTTTACTTGTTGAGTAGAATAAACAGCAAATAGTGTATTGTCAATTTTACTGCATTAGGGATTTCTTAAACCCAAAAATTAGCTCAATTACATGAAAAAGAAAATACTACTACTATTTGCTCTTGCAATGAGTATAGCAAGTGCATATGGACAGGAGCAAAATGTTACAGGTACTGTAACAGATGCTGGCGCCCCACTACCTGGGGTAACTGTAATAGTGAAAGGTACAACGCAAGGAACAATTACAGATTTAGATGGTAATTATTCTCTTAGTACCTCGTCTGATGCAGTTTTACAATTTAGTTTTATTGGATATTCAGCACAGGAAATAGCTGTAGGAAACCAGTCAACTATCAATGTTTCTATGGAGCAAGATGCCGAACAGTTAGAAGAAGTAACTGTGATGGGATATACAAAACAAGATCAATCTTCTAATGTTACAAGTGTCGAAAAAGTGACTGACATCGTAACTCCAAACGTAGCCAATTCATTACAAGGTAAAGCTGCAGGTGTAAGTATGACTGCTCCGTCTGGACAGCCAGGTGCTAAACCAACTATTCGAATTCGTGGTGTTGGTTCAATCTCTTCAAGTCAAGAACCATTGTATGTTATTGACGGAATGATTATAGATAACACTGATATAATTGGAGCAAATCAACAATCTGAAAGAGATCCAATGTCTTTATTAAACCCTGAAGATATTGAAGATGTAAAAATCTTAACAGATGCTGCAGCAACAGCTTTATATGGTGCAAGAGCATCTAACGGAGTTATAGTTGTAACAACTAAATCTGGAGCAGAAGGAAAAACTCAATTTTCTTTAAATATTTCAGGAGGTGAAGCTGTATTATATCAAGGAAACTATGAACCAATGAGAGCAAAAGATTTTATTGAGTTCCAAAAATATGGTGATGTAGATATTAATGGTGATGCTTTTACTACTGATACAGATTGGATTAATGAAGCATTTAGAAAAGGAACAGTCCAAAATTATCAGTTGACGGCCTCTGGAGGTAATGAAAAAACAAAGCATTATGTAAGTCTTGGCTATTATAATCAAGATGGTATATTAAAAGGATCCGATTTTGAAAGATATTCAGCTAGAGTTAATATGGATAATAAAGTAAACGATAGATTATCATATTCTATTAAAACTGATATCTCATATATTACTCAAAATGATGCGTCAGATGGAGCACTTTTCTCTTCTCCATTAATGACTACTTACATGTATCCTGCTATTATTTCTCCTTATGCTAAAAGCGGAGATTTAAAAAGATCTGTTGATGGTAATACTTACTTAAATCCTTTCTTAACCGCAGACGAATCTGGATATGATAATTACTATTACTCTATTGGTGCAAACTTTCTTAGTGATATAAATTATAATTATAGAAGAACCAAATCGTTTAATGCAGGTTTACAAGGAAACGTGAAATATGAAATAGGTAAGGGGTTTGCAATCAAATCAAACAACTCTGTTCGTATTCAAAATACAAGGTATGATAATTATACTGCTCCAATATCTTATGATGGCTTTAATGGTCCAGATGCAGCAAATGGTTCTGTTAGTAATACATCTGCGTTTAGTTCATTGATTACATCAACAAATTTATTGACGTATAGTAATTCATTTGGAGATCATACAGTAGACGCTATCGGTGGTGTCGAATTACAAAAGTACGATGCTTCTAATCAATATGGGTATGGTGCAGGAGTACCACTAACTGTAGATAATTTAGGTTCTGCATCTTCTGGTTTTTCAAATGATGGGTACCAAACGCAATATAGATTCTTCTCTTTTTTAAGCCAGGTGCAATATAATTACTTAGGAAAGTATTATGTATCAGGTTCTTATAGACGAGATGGATCTTCTAGATTTGGTAAAGAAAATCAATATGGTAATTTCTGGTCTGCTGGTGGTAGTTGGATTATGTCTAACGAAGACTTTTTAAGTACTTCAGACTTAATTACCAATGCAAAAATAAGAGGTTCAATAGGAACAACGGGTAATGCAGGTATTGGTAACTATGCTGCAATGGGTTTATATGGTTATACATTTTATAATACATCATCTGCTGCAGTTATTGAACAAGTTGAAAACCCAGATTTAACTTGGGAACAGAAATTAAAAGCCAATATAGGTTTTGATATTACATTTATTGATAAAGTATCACTGAGTGTTGACTTCTATAATGAACAGACATCAGACCTATTAATGCAAGTACCTACTGCTGGTATGACAGGTTTTGCGAATGTTTATCAAAATGTTGGTGAAATGAGAAACCGTGGAGTTGAATTTACAATAAACTCTACGAACATAGATAAAAATGGATTCTTATGGACTACCAATTTAAATATGTCATTTAACCAGAATGAAGTAACAAAACTTTACAATGGCCAAAGAATAGAATATTCAAGACAAGTGATAGAAGAAGGAAAACCTTTAAATGCATTCTTCTTACAAGAATGGGCTGGAGCTAATCCTGAAAATGGAAAACCATCATGGTATTTAAATAGAGAACCAACCCAAGATGAGTTAGATAAAAACCAAGTGTTTAAACAGCATGATGGTCGTTATGCAACTTCTTATTACAGTAAAGCTGAAAAAGTTGATGTAGGAGACCCTTATCCTGACTTCTCTGGTGGTTTTACAAATAACTTGTCATACAAAGGATTTGACTTTTCATTCATGTTTACATTTAGTGTTGGTAATGATATCTTCAATTCAGGAAGACGTTACATGGATCAAGATCAGAGTGCAATAAATGGAGGTAATTATTACAGCCAAATGAAGATAGCTAAAGATGATCGTTGGACTAAAAAAGGAGATATAGCAAGTAGACCTTTAATTGATCAAGCTGGTGATGATGGATGGGGTAATGTAAACTCATCAAGGTATATGGAAGATGGTAGTTATTTACAATTAAGAAACGTAACGTTAGGATATACTTTACCAAAAGATGTAATAGGTAATATTGGTTTATCGAATTTAAGAGTATATACATCTCTACAAAACCTATTTACAGTAAGTAATTATTCAGGTTATTCTCCTACAACTATTGATAATACAGGTGTAGCCTTCTTTGATTATCCTGATGGCCAGACTTATACATTTGGTGTTAACTGCTCATTTTAATTAACCATCTAACAATGATAATAATGAAATATATAAGATATATCCTACTTATTGCCTTGGGAGTAATGAGTAGTTGTAATTTCCTTGATGTTGAACCCAACGTTAATGGTAAAGTAAGAACTGGTGAAATGTCTGAGCCTCAAGATGTTTTAAATGGTGCCTATAGAGAAATGGGGCGTACATCATACTATGGAAGAAATACATATGTATTTGGAGATGTAGGTACAGATAATATTGTAGTAAGATCATCTGGTGGTCGTTTTAACGATAACTATTTTAATACTAAAAACTCTAGAACCTCTGAGTCTGTTGATGATACTTATGATATTAGTAATCAAATGGGACAAATTTATAGAGTTTTGAACCATGCAAATACCTTAATCCATACTGCGGGTATTACTGATGATATAAAGGGACAATCTTTAGCGTTACGAGCATTTTTAAATTTTGATTTAGTTCGTTTTTACGGTGATGTACCTTTAGTTACAGAACCATCAAGTGATTTGAATGAGGTAGTAGCTTCAAAACCTACAAATAATACTGCTGCAGAAATTTATGCTCAGATTGAAAAAGATCTTACTGAAGCTAAAGGGTTGATAACAAATACATCATCTTTTAAATTTACCTTAAATGCTGTTTATGGTCTTGAAACGAGAGTCTTTCTTACAAGAGCATTAGAAGATACTAATGTTGATAAGAATACTTATTTACAAAAAGTTATCGATTCATATAACATGATAACTGGAGTAAGTGTGATGGAAGCAGGTGATTACATCAAGTATTTTAATAATAAAGAATCGGCAGAAACTTTATTTGAAGTAATAATTGCGGGAGCACAAAGTAGAGGTTCAGATGATTTAGGGGCATTATATATTCGCTCTGGTTATGGAGCTTATACTTGTAGCCCAGACTTTTATTCCCTATTCTCAAATGATGATGTTCGCCAAGGTGTCTTTTATCTAGAAAATGGTTTATTCTATATTAATAAATTTGCAGAATCTGAAGGAGTAGTTGGTTTACACTCTCCAAAAGTTCTGAGATATTCAGAAGCAGTTTTAAATGCAGCAGAAGCACAAGCTTTATTAGGAAATACTGCAGATGCGATAACGTTAACAGATATGATCAGATCTAAAAGATACACAACAGGTACTGCACCTGTATCTACAGGCCTGATAGATGATGTTTTAGCAGAGAGAAGATTGGAATTATGTTTTGAAGGACATAGAATGTTTGATCTCAGAAGAAATAATATGGATATGAATTTAATTAATTCTGATGGTACAGCAAGAGCTCCTAAAGCCAACATTCCTGCTAGAGATCAACAGTTTTATTTTCCAATTCCTCAGAATGAATTGAATGTTAATTCGAATTTGAAACAAATTAATGGTTATGAATAAATAAATTTAATCATCATATACAAAAGCCGTTTACATTTTAGATGTAAACGGCTTTTTGTTTTTACAACGATGTGTACAAGAGTAAACTTTTAACAACTATTATTTAATCTCTTAAAAATAAATAATTCACTATAATACTGATGTCTAGTGTTTTATGTTGTGGGGTTGTTTTTGTTTAATATCATTAACTTAAAACAATATAATATTAACATAACAAAATAGAATATTGCAATAGAAAAAGGTCGATAAAAGGCCTGTTATCAATTCAATTCAATAGGTTACCTAAGCTTATTATAATAATATCTACTTCTGTTTAAGGTAGCCTAGCTTTTTAGCTTAATTTATTTATTTTATGAACAAACGACTTCTATCTCTGATCGTACTTACTTTTGCTTTAATAGTAAGTGCTTTTGCTCAGGAACGTACAGTTTCTGGCGTTGTATCCGAAGCAGGTCAACCCTTACCAGGTGTTACTGTTGTTGTAAAAGGAACAACTTTAGGTACTATTACAGATCTAAATGGTAAATTTGCAGTATCTGTATCCGAAAATGCTTCTTTAATTTTTAGTTTTGTAGGTTATACTACTCAAGAATTAAAAGTAGGTCAAAGAACTACTTTTAATGTAAATTTAGAGCAAGATGCTGAACAATTAGAAGAGGTTACAGTTATGGGATATGCCAAAAAAGATATGGCATCTAACACTCCTGAAATCGAAAATGTAACAGATATTGTAACTCCAAACGTTGCCAACGCTTTACAAGGTAAAGCAGCAGGTGTTAATATTAACGCTTCGTCTGGACAGCCTGGTTCTAAATCAAATATCGTAATTCGTGGTGTTGGTTCTGTGAACGCTTCATCAGATCCTTTATATGTAATTGATGGTGTTATTCAAACATCTTCAGATATCATTGATGCAAATCAACAAGGTGAAAGAGATCCTCTTGCGAATTTGAATCCAGAAGATATTAAGGATATCAAAATTCTAAAAGATGCAGCAGCAACTGCTTTATATGGTGCTCGTGCAGCAAACGGAGTAATTTTAGTAACAACAAAAGGTGGTGCTGAAGGGAAAACTCAAATTACATTGAGTACAAAACAAGGTGTTTCATCAGTTTATAAAGGAAATTCTCAAAGAATGAATGGTGATCAATATGTAGACGCTAGATCTAGATCATTGGCAAATTCTTATGGAGGAGACCCTGCAGATTATATTCAATATGTAAATGGTGTAACTACAGATGATGCTGGTAACCATAGTTACTCAAATACAGATTGGGGTGACCACTCTTTCCGTCAAGGCAAAACGAGTTCTTATGAAGTCTCTATGAGAGGTGGTGATGAGAAAACTAAATTTATGGTTTCTGGTGGTTATTACAACCAAGAAGGTATTCTTGTTGGGTCGGAATTCGAACGTTATTCAGCTCGTTTCAATATTGATCATAAGTTTAACGATAAATTAGATATTCAATTTATTGGTAATGCTTCATATATTGATCAATTAGATGCATCAAGTGGTAACTTATTTTCTTCTCCACTCTTAGGAACTTATATGAGTGCTCCTACAGTAAATCCTTTTAATGAAGATGGTTCACCTAGAGATTGGTTAGATGATAACCCAATTGCAGCAAACTTTGTACACGATGTAGACCTTAACCCTCGTAGAACAAAATCTACTACAGGTCAATTAATTGGTAAATTAAACTACCGTATTACAGATTGGTTAACTTTCCGTCAGACAAATGCTGTAAATGTAGAAGATGTAAAGTATGGTTATTATACTTCATCTTTATCATATGATGGTAGATCTACAGGTGGTTCTAAATCAAATTCTTGGGGTGTAAGTAGTACATTAACAAATACTTCTATTCTTTCTTTTGATAAGACATTTAATGGTGTTCATAATGTTAGTGCAATTGCCGGTTTTGAATATCAGTCAAATAAAGTAACAGGAATTAGTGCTTATGGTGAAGGAATGCCTTCTTCTTTACAAAACTTAAATAATGCAGCAAAACCTGTATCAATGGGTGGTTATGAAACTGAATATAGATTCATGTCATTCTTAGGTCAAGCTCAATATAATTATGATGGTAAATATTATGCTACAGCATCTTACCGTCGTGATGGTTCTTCTAAATTCTCCGCAAATAATAAATGGGGTGACTTTTACTCAGCTTCAGCTTCTTGGTATATCTCAAGAGAAGATTTCTTAAATGGAAATACTATTTTAACTGACGCTAAATTAAGATCATCTTATGGTGTTACTGGTAATGCTGAAATAGATAACTTTGAAGCAAGAGGTTTATATGCATATTCAAGTTACAATAATGCATCTGCTGCTTACTTCAGACAATTATCTAATCCAGATTTAACATGGGAGAAAAGAAAGAAATTTAATGTTGGTGCTGATGTAACTTTCATTGATAGAATTACTTTAAATGTTGATTATTACATTGAAGATTCTGATGATTTACTATTAAATCAACAATTATCAGGTACTACAGGTTTTGCATCTGCTCGTCGTAACATTGGTGCAATGAGAAACTCTGGATGGGAATTCCAATTAAATACGCAAAATATTAAAGGTGAATTTACTTGGAATACGAACTTCAATATTTCATTAAACAAAAATGAAGTAACTCGTTTAGATAACGATCAAGATATTCAAATTAATGGTCAACAGGTAGCAAGAGTAGGTTCTGCAATGAGAACTTTCTTTTTAAGAGAGTGGGCAGGAGCTGATCCTACTACAGGTAACCCATCTTGGTTTGCAAATGATGGAGAAGACCATACAGGAAAAGCTGGTTATTTCATGAAAGATGGAAAATGGGCAACAACTTCTTATGGTGCAGCTCAGCGTACAGAGCAAGGTAATCCTTATCCTACAGCTGTTGGTGGTATGACAAACAACTTTGCGTATAAAGGTTTTGATTTCTCATTCTTCTTAACTTATTCAGTTGGAGGAAAAATTTACAATTCAACTCGTAGATATACGGATACAGATGCAATCTATCCATATAATATGTTGGAATCTGCTTATACTGCAAACAGATGGGAAAAAGAAGGTGATATTTCAGATAATCCTGGATGGGGTATGGCCGGTGGTCAACAACACTCTTCACGTTTCTTAGAAGATGGAGGTTATTTAGCTTTAAGAAATATAACTTTAGGTTATACTTTACCTAGCCACGTTGTGAAAAAAGCAAAATTAAGTAACGTTAGAGTTTATGCTTCTGCACAAAACCTTTGGATCTTATCAGATTATAAAGGATTTACTCCAACAACTGTAGACCCAACTGGTATCAACTTCTTTGAATATCCAGAAGGAAAAGTATTCACAGGAGGTTTAACAGTATCATTCTAATCAGAAAATACTGTAAAAGAAATTTTTTAGATACTTTAGTTTAAGAGAATAAGATGAAATTATATAAAATATTAGTTGGTGCAGCATTAGTAGGAGCAATGTCTTCGTGTACACTAGATGTTGAGCCTCAACAAAATGTTGACATTGAAAATATAGAAACTGTTCAACCTTCAGATCTTATTGGAGGTTTGTACAATAGAATGCAAGAATTAGGTTATTACGGCCGTAACTTCAACCTTTACGGTGATATTGGTACAGATCTAGTTTCTGCAGGGCCAAATGATGGTGGTCGTTTTCAAGATCATTATAACTTAAGAAAGAACTTCACAACAGTTGGAGCTGATACAGGAACAGAAGATGATAAAAATACTTTTGATGCTATCTATGAAGTGATCTCGAATGCAAACTTAATTCTTCAAACAGAAGGCCTTGATTTAGATGATTCTGAAGTAAAAAATGCAATAGGTCAAGCTCACTTTATTAGAGCATTTGCTTATTCTGATTTATTAAAATCATTTGGTAATGTGCCACTTGTAGTTACTGCACCAACAACTGTGGAAGAAGCAGTAGCACAAAAACCTGAGTTAAATGATCGTTCGGATATTTTTGCTCAAGTTTATGCTGATTTAGATAATGCTGCAAAGTATATCTCTAATACAACAAAAATTAATGCTACAGTAGATGCTGTTAAAGCATTAAGAGTAAGAGTATTATTGTTTGAAGTAGAATTGAACTCATCAAAAGCAACTGCAAATGCAGATGAGATTATTACTATTGCTAATGAATTAGCAGGTACATATGTTTTAACACCAATTGATAAATTATTTGATTATTATCAAGGTGAAGGTGGTGTAGAAACTATTTTTGAATTGAAGTTTGCTTCAAATCAAGGACGTGGTTCAAATAACTATGGTAATATTTATGGAGCACCTGAAGCAGGTATGTATGGTGCATATTTAGCATCTCCATTATTATTCCATGCTCATCCTGATACAGTACTTTTAGGTGGTGTTGTTAATGA includes:
- a CDS encoding SusC/RagA family TonB-linked outer membrane protein, which produces MKKKILLLFALAMSIASAYGQEQNVTGTVTDAGAPLPGVTVIVKGTTQGTITDLDGNYSLSTSSDAVLQFSFIGYSAQEIAVGNQSTINVSMEQDAEQLEEVTVMGYTKQDQSSNVTSVEKVTDIVTPNVANSLQGKAAGVSMTAPSGQPGAKPTIRIRGVGSISSSQEPLYVIDGMIIDNTDIIGANQQSERDPMSLLNPEDIEDVKILTDAAATALYGARASNGVIVVTTKSGAEGKTQFSLNISGGEAVLYQGNYEPMRAKDFIEFQKYGDVDINGDAFTTDTDWINEAFRKGTVQNYQLTASGGNEKTKHYVSLGYYNQDGILKGSDFERYSARVNMDNKVNDRLSYSIKTDISYITQNDASDGALFSSPLMTTYMYPAIISPYAKSGDLKRSVDGNTYLNPFLTADESGYDNYYYSIGANFLSDINYNYRRTKSFNAGLQGNVKYEIGKGFAIKSNNSVRIQNTRYDNYTAPISYDGFNGPDAANGSVSNTSAFSSLITSTNLLTYSNSFGDHTVDAIGGVELQKYDASNQYGYGAGVPLTVDNLGSASSGFSNDGYQTQYRFFSFLSQVQYNYLGKYYVSGSYRRDGSSRFGKENQYGNFWSAGGSWIMSNEDFLSTSDLITNAKIRGSIGTTGNAGIGNYAAMGLYGYTFYNTSSAAVIEQVENPDLTWEQKLKANIGFDITFIDKVSLSVDFYNEQTSDLLMQVPTAGMTGFANVYQNVGEMRNRGVEFTINSTNIDKNGFLWTTNLNMSFNQNEVTKLYNGQRIEYSRQVIEEGKPLNAFFLQEWAGANPENGKPSWYLNREPTQDELDKNQVFKQHDGRYATSYYSKAEKVDVGDPYPDFSGGFTNNLSYKGFDFSFMFTFSVGNDIFNSGRRYMDQDQSAINGGNYYSQMKIAKDDRWTKKGDIASRPLIDQAGDDGWGNVNSSRYMEDGSYLQLRNVTLGYTLPKDVIGNIGLSNLRVYTSLQNLFTVSNYSGYSPTTIDNTGVAFFDYPDGQTYTFGVNCSF
- a CDS encoding SusC/RagA family TonB-linked outer membrane protein, encoding MNKRLLSLIVLTFALIVSAFAQERTVSGVVSEAGQPLPGVTVVVKGTTLGTITDLNGKFAVSVSENASLIFSFVGYTTQELKVGQRTTFNVNLEQDAEQLEEVTVMGYAKKDMASNTPEIENVTDIVTPNVANALQGKAAGVNINASSGQPGSKSNIVIRGVGSVNASSDPLYVIDGVIQTSSDIIDANQQGERDPLANLNPEDIKDIKILKDAAATALYGARAANGVILVTTKGGAEGKTQITLSTKQGVSSVYKGNSQRMNGDQYVDARSRSLANSYGGDPADYIQYVNGVTTDDAGNHSYSNTDWGDHSFRQGKTSSYEVSMRGGDEKTKFMVSGGYYNQEGILVGSEFERYSARFNIDHKFNDKLDIQFIGNASYIDQLDASSGNLFSSPLLGTYMSAPTVNPFNEDGSPRDWLDDNPIAANFVHDVDLNPRRTKSTTGQLIGKLNYRITDWLTFRQTNAVNVEDVKYGYYTSSLSYDGRSTGGSKSNSWGVSSTLTNTSILSFDKTFNGVHNVSAIAGFEYQSNKVTGISAYGEGMPSSLQNLNNAAKPVSMGGYETEYRFMSFLGQAQYNYDGKYYATASYRRDGSSKFSANNKWGDFYSASASWYISREDFLNGNTILTDAKLRSSYGVTGNAEIDNFEARGLYAYSSYNNASAAYFRQLSNPDLTWEKRKKFNVGADVTFIDRITLNVDYYIEDSDDLLLNQQLSGTTGFASARRNIGAMRNSGWEFQLNTQNIKGEFTWNTNFNISLNKNEVTRLDNDQDIQINGQQVARVGSAMRTFFLREWAGADPTTGNPSWFANDGEDHTGKAGYFMKDGKWATTSYGAAQRTEQGNPYPTAVGGMTNNFAYKGFDFSFFLTYSVGGKIYNSTRRYTDTDAIYPYNMLESAYTANRWEKEGDISDNPGWGMAGGQQHSSRFLEDGGYLALRNITLGYTLPSHVVKKAKLSNVRVYASAQNLWILSDYKGFTPTTVDPTGINFFEYPEGKVFTGGLTVSF
- a CDS encoding TIGR01777 family oxidoreductase, which gives rise to MKILITGGSGLVGQEISNKLIDKGHEVRWLSRREDLNAEIKRYKWDIKKNHIDPKAFDGIDAVIHLAGKSVGEGRWTEAAKKEILDSRVQSSTLLMQEINALEKPPKVVVCASAIGIYGDRGEEELDESSSFGNDFLANVVKEWEKAEDICSVSRIVKLRIGVVLTEKGGALPKMMLPIKLGIGSPIGTGKQWISWISLEDLSNLFIAAIENTEMEGVYNAVSPNPVTNEQLTKAIGTKLCRPIFLPNVPSIALKLLLGESAFLVLSSAKVNSENLQKNAFDFKDVIIDDVLN
- a CDS encoding RagB/SusD family nutrient uptake outer membrane protein; amino-acid sequence: MKLYKILVGAALVGAMSSCTLDVEPQQNVDIENIETVQPSDLIGGLYNRMQELGYYGRNFNLYGDIGTDLVSAGPNDGGRFQDHYNLRKNFTTVGADTGTEDDKNTFDAIYEVISNANLILQTEGLDLDDSEVKNAIGQAHFIRAFAYSDLLKSFGNVPLVVTAPTTVEEAVAQKPELNDRSDIFAQVYADLDNAAKYISNTTKINATVDAVKALRVRVLLFEVELNSSKATANADEIITIANELAGTYVLTPIDKLFDYYQGEGGVETIFELKFASNQGRGSNNYGNIYGAPEAGMYGAYLASPLLFHAHPDTVLLGGVVNDARFESSEEVGKTLIYESEDTDGSTLHWIMKYYSHDNTIGLTSPKLLRYAEVLLAKAEAHLLKGETALAAEAINKLRRNRIQNYTDVTTVTLQDVWNETAKEFAFEGHRMWDLRRTNQKVIVSDRKGVEIATEDPAVDGGVNNGGQQTWFPIPEREMLANPSIPVNNWGY
- a CDS encoding RagB/SusD family nutrient uptake outer membrane protein translates to MKYIRYILLIALGVMSSCNFLDVEPNVNGKVRTGEMSEPQDVLNGAYREMGRTSYYGRNTYVFGDVGTDNIVVRSSGGRFNDNYFNTKNSRTSESVDDTYDISNQMGQIYRVLNHANTLIHTAGITDDIKGQSLALRAFLNFDLVRFYGDVPLVTEPSSDLNEVVASKPTNNTAAEIYAQIEKDLTEAKGLITNTSSFKFTLNAVYGLETRVFLTRALEDTNVDKNTYLQKVIDSYNMITGVSVMEAGDYIKYFNNKESAETLFEVIIAGAQSRGSDDLGALYIRSGYGAYTCSPDFYSLFSNDDVRQGVFYLENGLFYINKFAESEGVVGLHSPKVLRYSEAVLNAAEAQALLGNTADAITLTDMIRSKRYTTGTAPVSTGLIDDVLAERRLELCFEGHRMFDLRRNNMDMNLINSDGTARAPKANIPARDQQFYFPIPQNELNVNSNLKQINGYE